In the Longimicrobium sp. genome, GAGTTCCGCGCCTACCTGGTGGACGTGACCCAGCGCGCGCTGCGCGAGCAGGCGCTGCAGCTGAGCGACGAGCGGCTGCGGCTGCTGGAGCTGGCCACCAACGACGTGACCTGGGACTGGGACCTGGCCACCGGCCGCCTGTCGTGGAACGAGGCCGGCGCCCTGCGGCTGCGCTACACCGCCGACGAGGTGCGGGCCTCGCCCGAGTGGCACTTCGAGCGCGTGCACCCCGACGACCGCGAGCGGGTGGTGGCCGGGCTGCACGAGGCCATCAGCGGGGTGGCCGCCGCCTGGACCGACGAGTACCGCTTCCTGCGCGGCGACGGCACCTACGCCACCGTGCACGACCGCGCCTACGTGATGCGCAACCAGCGCGGCGAGCCGGTGCGGGTGACGGGGTGGATGGTGGACGTGACCGAGCGCAAGCGCGCGGAAGAGAGCCAGCGCTTCCTGGCCCGCGCCGGCGCCGTGCTCGACTCGGCGCTCGACGTGGAGGTGACGCTGGCCAGCCTGGCCCGGCTGTGCGTTCCCGTGCTGGGCGACTTCTGCATGCTCGACACGGTGGAGCCCGACGGCGGCGTGCAGCGCCAGGCGGTGGCCCACGTGCGCCCCTCGCGCGAGAAGCTGCTGGCCCCCGACGCCGCCGTGCCGCCGGGCGCCGACGGGCGCGGCAACCCCGTGGCGCAGGTGGCGCGCTCCGGCGAGCCGGTGCTGTGCGCCGAGTGCGACGAGCCGGCGCTGGGCGTGCTCGACGCCACCCTGGGCGCGGGGAACGCCCGCCGCCTGGGCACCCACTCGTACATGGTGGTGCCCGTGACCGCGCACGAGAAGGTGCTGGCGGTGCTCACCCTGGGGATCAGCCAGCGCGGCCGCCGCTACGGGCCCATGGACCTGATGCTGGCCAAGGACCTGGCGCAGCGCGGCGCGCTGGCGCTGGAGAACGCGCGCCTCTACGAGACGGCCCAGCACGCCCTGCGCGCCCGCGAGGAGGTGCTGGGCGTGGTGTCGCACGACCTGCGCAGCCCGCTCAGCACCATCGTCACCACGGCCACGCTCCTGTCCGAGATCACCCGCGAGCGGCGCGAGGAAACCCGCCGCTGGCTGGGGGTGATCGGCCGCGCCGCCGCGCAGATGGACTCGCTGATCGGCGACCTGCTGGACGTGAGCAGCATGGAGGCGGGGCGCTTCGAGGTGGCGCCCGCGCGCAGCGACCTCACCACGCTCCTGGCCGAGTGCTGCGAGCAGTTCCGCCCGCTCTGCCAGTCGCAGGAGCTGGTGCTGCAGTGCGACCTTCCCGACGCGCTCCCGCAGGCGAGCTTCGACGAGCGGCAGCTGCGCCGGGTGCTGGTGAACCTGCTGGGGAACGCGGTCAAGTTCTCGCGCCGGGGGGGCTCCATCCACCTGCTGGCCGAGGCCGCCGACGGCGAGGTGCGGGTGGGAGTGGCCGACCAGGGGCCGGGGATCCCCGACGAGCACCGGGTGCGGGTGTTCGACCGCTTCTGGAAGGCCGACAACGGCGACCGCCGCGGCGCCGGGCTGGGGCTGGCCATCGCCCAGGGGATCGTGGAGGCGCACGGCGGGCGGATCTGGGTGGAGAGCGAGCCGGGCGTGGGAAGCACCTTCTGGTTCGCCCTCCCGCTCCCCGCCGACTAGGCCCCGCCCATGACCGCGCGCGCCGGCGTCGACCCGGCCTCGCCCCCGGCGGAGCTGTGGCGCAGCCGGGGGCGGCTGCTGGTGCCCGGGGGCGCGCTGGCGGTGCTGGGCGCCTTCTCCGTGCTGCTGGCGGCGGCCACCCCCTTCTTCTCGCTGGGGGTGTTCGGCCGGCTGCTGGTGCTGGCCGGGGTGGTGGAAACGGCGCAGGGGCTCCGCCTCTGGCGCAGCGGCTGGGCCGGCGTGGTTCCCGCGCTGGTGGCCGGCGTGCTGTACCTGGTGTGCGGCGTGCTGGTCACCGCGGGCGGGCCGGCGCCGGTGGCGGCCGTCACGCTGACCATGGCCGCGGTGCTGATCGCGGGCGGGGCGCTGCGGCTGCTCTGGCCGCTCCGCGCCGCCGTCCCGGGGCGCCGCGCCTCGGCCGCGCACGGCGCGGTCACGCTCCTCCTCGGCCTCGGGCTGTGGGCCGTGCGCCCGGCCAACTCCCTCTCTCCCGTGGGGCTGTTCGTGGGGGGAGACCTGCTGGCGTCGGGCGCCATGCTCCTGTTCCTGGCCCGCACCGCCCGCCGCTTCGCTCCGAGCGGGCCGTGATCGCGGGATGAGGATCGGGGGATCTCCACGATCGCATTCAGTCGACGCATCCGCACCGCGACGGCATGACATCATCTCGATGCCAGCCACGCCGTAACTCGCGGCTACACAACAGCTTGCAGGATGGAGAACCTGCGGTCGAGGCCGCACGTGAGCTGGTGCGATGCCTCGGCATTCCCCGCCGGATTCCAGTCTCAGGGGGACGGAGATCCCTCGGAGGACCGCGGGGATCATTCGCTGCGGGATTGGGGGAGTCCGACGGGGATCGGGGACCTCGAGGGGAGCACGGACGTGGCGCGCGGAGGGACGGGCGGCAGGAGAGGGGGGATTCGCGCTCCGACCTTCGCTGCGTCCGTTCCCTCCGCGCGCTGACAGCGGTCAGGACGACGCCAGCCGCCTGGAGAATCCGCGCGCCTTGAAGGACATGACCACCAGCAGCACGCCGAAGCCGATCGACCACGCGCCGATCACCCAGAGCAGCGCCAGCGCCCCCTCTCCCGGCCGCGCAACGAGCAGGACGCCCAGCGCCACCAGTGACAGGCCGCCCAGGATGTACAGCCACTCGCCCGAAATCTCCTTGCGCAGGCGGATTGCGGCCACCAGCTGGAGAACGCCGTTGCCCAGCGCCCACACGGCGATGTAGGCGAGCAGCGCCCGCGCCGCCACGCCGGGCGCGGCGAAGGTCAGCACCGCCACGCCGATTCCCACCGCTCCGCCGAGCAGCAGCACCCAGCCGTTCTCGTCCGGTTCCCATCCCCCGAAGGCGGTCCACACCAGGAGGAGGCCGTCCAGCAGCGCGTAGGCACCGAAGAGCGCCACCAGCGCGCCGAGCGAGACCCCGGGTCGGAGCCAGCAGAGGATGCCGAACGCCACGGCCGCCAGGCCACGCACCAGCAGCACCCACCAGTTGCGCGACAGGATCGTGGCCAGCCGCTTCCTGATCGTCTCCATCTCCTCCTCCTTTGCCTCTCGCGGTCACGTCGCACCAGTCTCGGCGCGGCCGCGGCTCGCGCGCTTGCACGAACTTTTCGCCCGGCGGGACGTCTCACACCGAACCGTCGGATCGACTGTGCATGGGAGGAAGGAACAGGAATGGAATGTCATTCCGAAGGCGCCGCACCGACCTATCCTCCATGCCGAAGCCGTGGCGCCTGAGGAATCTGTGGCCGGCTCCCGAGCCACAGTCCGCCTGTCGCTCGGACGCAGGTTACGAGGGCTCGCCCCGCACCGATCTCCCCTGATGACGCAGTTAGCGATCTCGAGTCGCGCTCCCTGAGCCGCGGCCCGGGACGAGTTCTTCCCCGGATGCGGCGTTGCGCGTGCCTGTCCACGGCGCCGCCGGGCCGCGGCGGACAGGATCCCCCCGAACGCCACCGCCCCTTCGGCCGTCCTGCCGCGGACCATCCCACCCTGAACCCGCACCAGCGTCGGGACGCCGGCCGGCGGCTTCGGTTGTACGTCCTTGCCCCTCGTCGCGCAGCGGGAGCGGCCGGATGCGCGGCGCTGCATCCCTCGCGGCCGGACCGGCTCCGGCGTGCGGCGGGGTTCGGCAACATCGTGCAAGCGGGGCGGACGCGTGGATCCCATCCTTCGCGAAAGGGAGATCCGGCGTCCGCGGTCCCGCGGCGCCCCGGCACGAAGCGGACTTCGGGGGGACGCATGGCGGCGAGGCGGTGGCCGGGCGGCGGGGCGCGGCACGATGCGCCGCCGCGGGAGAGGCCCGGATGGCCGCCGTCGCTCGCCGGGAGACGCGAGAAGCTGGGCCAACGCCAGGAAAGGGAGGAGCGCGTGCGCAGGCCGCTGCAGACCACCAGGCTAGTCTGGCTTCCCGGGCCGCCCGTGGACCGCCGCCCCCCCGGCCCGCCGCCGGAGCCGGGGATGGTGTGGATCCCCGGCGGCAGCTTCCGCATGGGCTCCAACGACTTCTATCCCGAGGAGGCGCCCGTCCACCGCGTCGTCGTGCGCGGCTTCTGGATCGA is a window encoding:
- a CDS encoding ATP-binding protein is translated as MTTTAAPAVILPQAPAAAPPAADGKAGPELERVARLAARVLDTPTAVVTLVGKDGETVAAGAGLRDALGVGAALPLTRAFPRRSGGHGLLSVRDSRRGGAGRRLASLSHAGVVACLAQPLLDGHGKVRGALAAFDYLPRAWVDDEVLVLQELAAFACHEVERMDVEEQARQVGDALRAAREALTGADAMRGIAEQPLVGLFMLEGGRVRWANPEFARIVGHTLEEITAMDAPEDLLFEGDDRERLLAAARALEPGAGSVHVCTPVRRRDGSEARMELHLGRIALGDRVAVVGAAQELGPALAGDDALRAELARYRRAFEDDLCGAVVASADCRIIVCNAEFARLAGFPSPESAAGVELNRLEAEPGELAARVERLRRSGGVTGPDELEFARRDGTRVRVVARLAADFDEAGRPLEFRAYLVDVTQRALREQALQLSDERLRLLELATNDVTWDWDLATGRLSWNEAGALRLRYTADEVRASPEWHFERVHPDDRERVVAGLHEAISGVAAAWTDEYRFLRGDGTYATVHDRAYVMRNQRGEPVRVTGWMVDVTERKRAEESQRFLARAGAVLDSALDVEVTLASLARLCVPVLGDFCMLDTVEPDGGVQRQAVAHVRPSREKLLAPDAAVPPGADGRGNPVAQVARSGEPVLCAECDEPALGVLDATLGAGNARRLGTHSYMVVPVTAHEKVLAVLTLGISQRGRRYGPMDLMLAKDLAQRGALALENARLYETAQHALRAREEVLGVVSHDLRSPLSTIVTTATLLSEITRERREETRRWLGVIGRAAAQMDSLIGDLLDVSSMEAGRFEVAPARSDLTTLLAECCEQFRPLCQSQELVLQCDLPDALPQASFDERQLRRVLVNLLGNAVKFSRRGGSIHLLAEAADGEVRVGVADQGPGIPDEHRVRVFDRFWKADNGDRRGAGLGLAIAQGIVEAHGGRIWVESEPGVGSTFWFALPLPAD
- a CDS encoding HdeD family acid-resistance protein, which translates into the protein METIRKRLATILSRNWWVLLVRGLAAVAFGILCWLRPGVSLGALVALFGAYALLDGLLLVWTAFGGWEPDENGWVLLLGGAVGIGVAVLTFAAPGVAARALLAYIAVWALGNGVLQLVAAIRLRKEISGEWLYILGGLSLVALGVLLVARPGEGALALLWVIGAWSIGFGVLLVVMSFKARGFSRRLASS